The following is a genomic window from Deltaproteobacteria bacterium.
CAGGGCATTTGAAAAGGCAATAGATGCAGGCACAAGGCCGGAGACAAAGATAGAAATAATAACGCCGCTGATTCATATGAAAAAATCAGCAATTGTAAAAAGAGGCGCTGCGCTTAATGCGCCGTTTCATTTGACATGGTCGTGCTACCTCCCCCCTTATCCCCCTCATGGAGGGGGACAGGGGGAGGTAGCCTGCGGCAAATGCGATTCGTGCAGATTGAGGGTTAAAGGATTTGGAGAGGCCGGGGTTGTTGACCCGATACAATACAAGATGTGATTTTTGACAAAGCATACTCCGCTGGACAATTTGGTAGCGTTCCCAATAGGAGACCCATCCCCACCTCAATCCTCCCCTTGAAGGGGAGGAAGTTATTTTCCTCTCCCTCAGGGAGAGGATCAAGGTGAGGGTGGGGTTTAGGGATTTAATTAAGGTCTCCTGTTTTCTACGCTGCCAATAATTTTAAAGAGGTAGTCAACGAAAGGAAGATAGAAGGGCTGGGGAAGGGTAAAGGGATTGGTGATGAGAGGTGCGGGGGAATAAATTCGTCCCTAATTTTTGTTGAATCTTCGCACAAATTGACCTAAAATTCACTAAAAGAGGCATGTAGACATAAAAAAGAATGTTATGCTACCAAAAAGGAAGAAATGTCAGATCACCACATTACAAAACCTAAGCTTTTCATAAGTCATGCTTCCTCTGATGGAGAATTTGCTCAAGTTCTTCAAACTGAAATCGCAAAAGTTTTTGCTGATGGCATCGAGGTCTTTTGCACTAGCTCTCCTGGAGCAATTAAGGCATCAAGCGATTGGTTATCGAGCATTGAAGAAAAATTGGACAACGCTCAAGCTGTTATAGTTATTATTACGCCTGTTTCGATTGAACGCCCATGGCTCTGGTTTGAAGTTGGAGCTTTTTGGCTTCGTGCAAGAAAAGACCAAACTGCAATATATCCCCTCTGTGCTCCAGAGATTGATTTAGGAAACTTACCCTCCCCTCTAGACAGACTTCAAGCACTATCTATGGGGAAATCGCAGGATTTAAAATTGCTTTTTGAGGGACTTATCAAACAGTTTGGTTTTGGTAAGATTAGTTCTTTTGGAGCGGCAAATATCACAAAAAGAATTCCAAAATATAAAAATGTAAAACTTAACGAAGTAGATATGCAAGAGAGAGTCTTATATTCGGGAGAATATACAGGCTATAGTGATGAAGAATTAAAGGAAATCATCTGCTCGGAGTATTTATCGAAAGCTGCCGATGAAATAATAGACTATCCAGGATTGCACTCTAAAAGAGAATCTTCTATTTATAGAGGGGAGCTTATTCATTTCAGAAAGTTTGATAAAAACTTAAAGTTACCACCCGGAACTGCAAAAAGATTGTTAATAGAGACAGCGGCAGCCTACGGATTAGAACCAGAAACTTTACATGACAATGTCGTAAGATTTAAACCTACAAAAGAATTTAAAAAGGACTACTTAAATGAGTAGCTAACAAAACCTTGCACTTGAACGAGTGTCACAGGACGCTTTTTCGGTATGTGGTTGGCTTGAGGAATGCAAAAGAGTTTTTGGGTAACTTGCTGTTATTTGTGGCACTTGTCAGTGAGCTTGTCGTTGGGCGAATGGATTGAATATAATTATTGCAGGGGACACTATGGCAGGAAAACGAAAGACTGAAAACACTAAAAAGCCCATCGAACAATATGAGCATAAAGACAAAAAGCGGCTGAATAATCCGCCGGTTGGATTGGTGGATGCTCATACTGATAATGGCGGACTGAGAAAGAAGAAATACGCCTATGACCCACATCTTGACCCTCAACTGCAATGGGCGGGCAAGGCCGAGCATACCAATTTTGAAGTGCCTACCGTGAGCCTGCATGTCCATGAGCGCATAGATCCTCGAAAGATTATTAAAAGCGTGCAGAAAATGTCCCCCGCTGGCGGGGGTGCAGGGGGTGGACAAATAAGTTTGTTTGAAGCTGATAAAAAACCCCTCCGTGAAGCCATTGAGTTTTACAAGCACAAAGAAAACTGGAGCAATCGCCTTCTTGCCGGTGACAGCCTTCTGGTGATGAATTCCTTATTGGAAAAAGAAGGCATGGGCGGCAAGGTGCAGATGGTTTATTTTGACCCGCCTTATGGAATTAAATACGGCAGCAACTTTCAGCCGTTTGTGAATAAGCGGGACGTGAAAGACGGCAAAGACGAAGACCTTACAGCCGAACCGGAGATGATAAAGGCGTTCCGCGATACCTGGGAGTTGGGGATACACAGCTATCTCACCTATCTGCGCGACCGCCTGTTATTAGTCCGTGACCTGCTGCACGAAAGCGGGAGTGTGTTTGTGCAGATTTCTGATGAGAATGTGCATTATGTTAGGGAAATCATGGATGAAGTTTTTGGAAGTGAGAATTACGTTGTAAAAATATTTTTTAAGAAAACATCTGGTCAAGCTTCCAAATTACTTTCAACGAGTTGTGATTTCTTGCTGTGGTATGCAAAAGATATTTCTAAAATAAAGTATCGCCAAATTTTTAAAGAAAAGGATACAGAAGAATTAACGAGTTATTCATTAATTGAATCTCCAAACGGTAAAGAGTGGAGAAAGATGTCTAAAGAAGAAATAAAAGATAATTCTTTAGTCCCAAAAGGTTGGCGAATTTTTTCTGCCCAGAATTTGCGCTCACAAGGATTTAGTTCCAATAGCACTGTAGAATTTGAATTTAAAGGGCAAACATTTTATTGCGGTGATAATAATCATTGGAAAACAACCCCTGATGGGTTAAAGAAATTAGTGGATGAAAATAGATTGATTGCTTTTGGAAATAACTTGAACTACAAAAGATTCATTGATGATTTTCCTGTAATTCCTTTTAATGAAAATTGGGATGATACAGCAATTGCAGGTTTTTCAGGTGAAAATAAAGTTTATGTTGTTCAAACAGCAATGAAAGTAATTGCAAGAAGTTTATTAATGACCACCGACCCGGGAGACCTCGTTCTGGATATCACCTGTGGCAGTGGCACTACGGCTTATGTAGCGGAGAACTGGGGCAGACGGTGGATTACCTGCGATACATCAAGAGTTGCTGTAACACTTGCCAAGCAGCGCCTTATGACGGCTGTGTTTGATTATTACGAACTGGCCCATCCGAATGAAGGCGTAGGCAGCGGGTTTAAATACAAGACCGTTCCGCACATCACCCTCAAAAGCATTGCCAACAACGAACCAGCCGCGCAAGAAACCCTTTACGACAAGCCTTTTATAGACAACAAGCGGCAAAGGGTTACAGGGCCATTTACTGTTGAGGCCGTTCCGGCGCCGGTGGCGAGGTCGTTTGAAGAATTCAAGTCCTCCCCCTTACCCCCTCCAGAGGGGGACAGAAACGACCCCCTCAAAGAGGGGAACATATCCCCCGCTGGCGGGGGTGACCCGCAGGGGTCGGGGGTGGAATTTACCGCCGATACTTCCGTTGCCCGCAGCGGTGAAACGCTTCGGCAAAGCAATTGGCGCGATGAGCTGCTTCGCTCAGGGGTAAGAGCAAAAGGCGGCAAGCTGATTGAGTTTACAAGGGTGGAAACAGCAAGGGGTTTCCGCTATGTGCAGGCAGAAGCTGAAACAAAAGAAGACAAACCAAAAAAAGTGTATGTGGTATTTGGTCCAGAACATGCGCCTCTGGAGCAGCGAATGGTGGAACTTGCATGGGAAGAAGTAAAACCTTACAAATCAGATATTCTTTTGTTCTGTGCTTTGCAGTTTGACGAGGAGGCCGCCAAGGATATTGATGAGATGAATCCTGAAATTACCAAAACAGTTTTTCTCAAAGCACAGATGAACGCCGACCTGCTCACCGATGACCTGAAAAAGAAACGGAGCAGCAACGAAAGTTTCTGGCTTATCGGTCAGCCGGATGTTGTTCTCCGCAAAGTTTCTCCCTCTGGTGCGAACAAAAAGAATGAAGTGTCCCCCTCTGGAAGGGGTAAGGGGGAGGAGTTCTACCATGTAGAAGTTCTCGGCTTCGATTACTACAATCCGAAAACAGGAACAGTGGAGAGCGGCGGAAAAGGCGACATCGCCATGTGGATGCTTGATACCGATTACGACGGAAGGAGTTTGTTCCCTTCACAAGTGTTCTTCCCTATGGCAGGGGCAAAGGAAGGCTGGACAACATTAGCCAGAAATCTGAAAGCGGAAATTGATGAAGAAAAGATAGTTGCCTTTGGCGGAACACTGTCATTGCCGTTCACTCCTGGCAAAGCGGTTGCGGTAAAAATTATTGATGCAAGAGGGATAGAGAGTTTGAAGATAATCCGCCCATGATGTCCTCCGCTGGCGGAGGTGTCACGAAGTGACGGAGGTGGTGTCCTCCCGCCGCCGGGGGCTACTAATGTCCCCCTTTGGAGGGTGACAGGGGGAGGATATGAAAGCCGGCAAAACCAACAATTACGCCTACAACAAAAAGTTACAGCCTTTCGTAAACAGATTACGTAAAGAAATGACAAAGGCTGAGGCATGTTTGTGGAAATATGTATTACGAGCAAGGCAAATGAAAGGGTATCAATTCAGAAGACAAAGACCCGTTTTGAGTTACATTGCTGATTTTATGTGCAAAGAATTGAAACTGGTTATTGAAGTGGATGGAGTAACGCATCAATGGGAAGAAACGGTTGTAAAAGATTTGAAGAAGGAAAAAGATCTGATAGAAGCAGGATTTAAGATGTTGAGGTTTTCTGATGAGGAAGTGTTAAGAAACATGGAAAGTGTGAGAGAAAGCATTTCATTAGCTATTCAGGAGATAGAACAATCCACCCCCTTGATCCCCCGCCAGCGGGGGACAGCAAACCCCTTACTCCCCCGCTGGCGGGGGACAAACAAATAGTCGCTATGAAAAATATTAACAAGCTCATCATCAATTTCCCTTACGAAGAACCGGGGCAATATTGGGAATACATCAGAGACACGCGGGAATTTGTTCTGCAAGAAGGCAGAAGGCCAGCTGGGTATGTGGTCGCCTCGGAAAGCTCAAGGGCATTTGACGACCCGGGAATATTTATTCCAATTCCTCTGGTAAACGCAATTAGACCGAGAATAAAAAAGTGGCGTGAGCAAGGTTACCCCGGTGTTACAGGGATTACAAAAAGACTTTTGGAACACTGGCAAGACCCTGAAGAAAGAAAAGACCGCAGGTTTTTCTTTTGCCAGTTAGAAGCCATTGAGACTTTGATTTGGCTTACAGAAGCGCCGGAGGCAGACCGCACGGGCATTGAGATTGAAAGTGATGGCGGAGCCTTTTCTCGTTGGTGCAGCAAAATGGCGACAGGTTCGGGCAAGACCATTGTAATGGCTATGCTCATAGCATGGCAGGTATTAAACAAGATAACGAATGGAAAAGACACACGGTTTTCAAAAAATGTGTTGGTTGTTGCGCCGGGTTTAACGGTTCGCAACCGCTTATCAGTGCTCAATCCTTTTGATAAAGCAAATTACTACGAAGAATTTAATATCGTGCCGTCAGGCTTGATGGAATCATTGCGTCAGGGCAAGGTAAAAATTATCAACTGGCATGCCCTTGCATGGGACAGCGAAGAAAGACTGGCAAAGAAAAAGACCGTTGATAAACGCGGCGCCAAAAGCGATGAAGCCTATGTCCGTGAAACGCTGGGCGATATGGCAAATGCAACGAATTTAATTGTCATCAATGATGAGGCGCATCATGCGTGGCGAATACCCGCAGAGAGTAAGATCAAAGGTGTCAAGAAAGAAGACATTGAAGAAAGCACTGTCTGGGTCGGCGGCTTAGACAGGATTCACAGGGCAAGAGGCATTATCCGCTGTTTTGATTTATCGGCAACTCCGTTTGCGCCTTCCGGTAAAAAAGCGACCGAAGAAGCATTGTTTTCATGGATAGTCAGCGACTTCGGTTTGAACGATGCTATTGAGTCAGGATTGGTAAAAACGCCGAGGGTGGTTATCCGTGATGATGGAAACGTGGATAATAATTTGCGGTCACGTTTGTATCACATTTACATGGATGAGACTGTTAAAGATGACATCACCCAGAAGGCTGAAGACAGCGCCCCGCTTCCCGACCTCATTAAAAATGCCTATCTGCTTTTGGGCAAGGACTGGCAAGCTACTAAAGACGATTGGAAGAAGGCAGGGCATAAAATTCCTCCTGTAATGATAACCGTGGCGAACACTACTTACACATCGGCACGGATAAAGACCTCTTTCGATAAGGATACTTTCTTGCTTTCCGTTGCTGGGTTAGGTGATCTGTGCAATCCGCAAAGAACATTACAAATTGACAGCAGTATATTAGAGAAGGCCGAGGCAGAAACAGAAGAGGTTGATATTACCGTTGAAGAAACTGACGATGAAAATGATGAACCTAAAGAGAAGA
Proteins encoded in this region:
- a CDS encoding DEAD/DEAH box helicase family protein, with the protein product MKNINKLIINFPYEEPGQYWEYIRDTREFVLQEGRRPAGYVVASESSRAFDDPGIFIPIPLVNAIRPRIKKWREQGYPGVTGITKRLLEHWQDPEERKDRRFFFCQLEAIETLIWLTEAPEADRTGIEIESDGGAFSRWCSKMATGSGKTIVMAMLIAWQVLNKITNGKDTRFSKNVLVVAPGLTVRNRLSVLNPFDKANYYEEFNIVPSGLMESLRQGKVKIINWHALAWDSEERLAKKKTVDKRGAKSDEAYVRETLGDMANATNLIVINDEAHHAWRIPAESKIKGVKKEDIEESTVWVGGLDRIHRARGIIRCFDLSATPFAPSGKKATEEALFSWIVSDFGLNDAIESGLVKTPRVVIRDDGNVDNNLRSRLYHIYMDETVKDDITQKAEDSAPLPDLIKNAYLLLGKDWQATKDDWKKAGHKIPPVMITVANTTYTSARIKTSFDKDTFLLSVAGLGDLCNPQRTLQIDSSILEKAEAETEEVDITVEETDDENDEPKEKKFTKKQQAELLRRTVDTVGKIGEPGEQIQNVISVGMLSEGWDAKTVTHIMGLRAFSSQLLCEQVVGRGLRRTSYDVNQDGLFEPEYVNIFGIPFTFLPHEGGEDGPPPPPPPPKTRIEPVKEKAEHEISFPNILRIDHVYKPQLTLNMTDVKPLDIDPYESITEAELAAIIAGKPNPAALTEIDLKEIGEKFRLQSIVLRIASTIYNSEKKPDWKGSKESFLIQLIGIIEQFINAGKIQIKNPLFNQDELRKRILIMLNMNKIIQHIWNEIRAVNTTELTPVFDKEHPVRSTSDIRTWWTSKPCEGLSNSHINFTVVDSKWEYLEAKTINDSNVVTSFVKNDHLGFVILYNYQGVIRRYFPDFIIKLKSGEHLILETKGQDSEQDKTKRTFLDEWCRAVNQHGGFGKWSCAVSFNPNDLQMVLENAIIYQNS
- a CDS encoding toll/interleukin-1 receptor domain-containing protein, whose translation is MSDHHITKPKLFISHASSDGEFAQVLQTEIAKVFADGIEVFCTSSPGAIKASSDWLSSIEEKLDNAQAVIVIITPVSIERPWLWFEVGAFWLRARKDQTAIYPLCAPEIDLGNLPSPLDRLQALSMGKSQDLKLLFEGLIKQFGFGKISSFGAANITKRIPKYKNVKLNEVDMQERVLYSGEYTGYSDEELKEIICSEYLSKAADEIIDYPGLHSKRESSIYRGELIHFRKFDKNLKLPPGTAKRLLIETAAAYGLEPETLHDNVVRFKPTKEFKKDYLNE
- a CDS encoding DNA methyltransferase, whose product is MAGKRKTENTKKPIEQYEHKDKKRLNNPPVGLVDAHTDNGGLRKKKYAYDPHLDPQLQWAGKAEHTNFEVPTVSLHVHERIDPRKIIKSVQKMSPAGGGAGGGQISLFEADKKPLREAIEFYKHKENWSNRLLAGDSLLVMNSLLEKEGMGGKVQMVYFDPPYGIKYGSNFQPFVNKRDVKDGKDEDLTAEPEMIKAFRDTWELGIHSYLTYLRDRLLLVRDLLHESGSVFVQISDENVHYVREIMDEVFGSENYVVKIFFKKTSGQASKLLSTSCDFLLWYAKDISKIKYRQIFKEKDTEELTSYSLIESPNGKEWRKMSKEEIKDNSLVPKGWRIFSAQNLRSQGFSSNSTVEFEFKGQTFYCGDNNHWKTTPDGLKKLVDENRLIAFGNNLNYKRFIDDFPVIPFNENWDDTAIAGFSGENKVYVVQTAMKVIARSLLMTTDPGDLVLDITCGSGTTAYVAENWGRRWITCDTSRVAVTLAKQRLMTAVFDYYELAHPNEGVGSGFKYKTVPHITLKSIANNEPAAQETLYDKPFIDNKRQRVTGPFTVEAVPAPVARSFEEFKSSPLPPPEGDRNDPLKEGNISPAGGGDPQGSGVEFTADTSVARSGETLRQSNWRDELLRSGVRAKGGKLIEFTRVETARGFRYVQAEAETKEDKPKKVYVVFGPEHAPLEQRMVELAWEEVKPYKSDILLFCALQFDEEAAKDIDEMNPEITKTVFLKAQMNADLLTDDLKKKRSSNESFWLIGQPDVVLRKVSPSGANKKNEVSPSGRGKGEEFYHVEVLGFDYYNPKTGTVESGGKGDIAMWMLDTDYDGRSLFPSQVFFPMAGAKEGWTTLARNLKAEIDEEKIVAFGGTLSLPFTPGKAVAVKIIDARGIESLKIIRP
- a CDS encoding endonuclease domain-containing protein codes for the protein MKAGKTNNYAYNKKLQPFVNRLRKEMTKAEACLWKYVLRARQMKGYQFRRQRPVLSYIADFMCKELKLVIEVDGVTHQWEETVVKDLKKEKDLIEAGFKMLRFSDEEVLRNMESVRESISLAIQEIEQSTPLIPRQRGTANPLLPRWRGTNK